A window of the Sphingomonas piscis genome harbors these coding sequences:
- a CDS encoding 3-hydroxybutyrate dehydrogenase, whose translation MLLQGKVALVTGSTSGIGFAIASALAGEGARVMINGFGDPDEIVGICKALGALHDGADMSSPQDIEAMIARCTAELGAPDILVNNAGVQHVAPIADFPPNKWDQIIAINLSAAFHTTRLVVPAMREKGWGRIINTASAHSLVASPGKAAYVAAKHAVAGLTKTVALETAQDGITVNCISPGYVWTPLVEKQIPDTMAARGLTREQVMNDVLLAAQPTKRFVTVEEVAALALFLCRDEAASITGANLSMDGGWTAA comes from the coding sequence ATGCTTCTCCAAGGCAAGGTCGCACTGGTCACCGGCTCCACCTCCGGCATCGGGTTCGCGATCGCCAGCGCGCTTGCCGGCGAGGGAGCGAGGGTGATGATCAACGGCTTCGGCGACCCGGACGAGATCGTCGGCATCTGCAAGGCGCTCGGCGCGCTTCACGACGGCGCCGACATGTCGAGCCCTCAAGACATCGAAGCGATGATCGCGCGCTGCACTGCCGAGCTCGGTGCTCCGGACATCCTCGTCAACAATGCCGGTGTGCAGCATGTGGCGCCGATTGCCGACTTCCCGCCCAACAAGTGGGATCAGATCATCGCCATAAACCTGTCCGCCGCCTTCCACACGACCCGCTTGGTCGTGCCCGCCATGCGTGAAAAGGGTTGGGGCCGGATCATCAATACGGCGTCGGCGCACAGCCTGGTCGCTTCACCCGGCAAGGCCGCTTATGTCGCCGCCAAGCATGCCGTTGCGGGCCTGACGAAGACGGTGGCGCTTGAGACCGCGCAGGACGGGATCACCGTCAACTGCATCTCGCCAGGCTACGTCTGGACCCCGTTGGTGGAGAAACAGATCCCGGACACGATGGCGGCACGCGGCCTGACGCGCGAGCAGGTGATGAACGATGTGCTGCTCGCCGCCCAGCCAACCAAAAGGTTTGTGACGGTGGAGGAAGTCGCCGCCCTTGCCTTGTTCCTGTGCCGGGACGAAGCGGCGTCGATCACCGGCGCCAATCTCAGCATGGACGGCGGCTGGACAGCTGCCTAA
- the ypfJ gene encoding KPN_02809 family neutral zinc metallopeptidase — translation MRLGDEDPSGNFIDNTGRGGGFGLGGGGGNMLGCLLPMVMSRFGIVGVLVLLLGYCALSTLGGGGGLIPTGPGTTTSAPGQPNAASSLDPQMRDLMTRVLGSTERRWTDLFARSGQRYTPTTLVAYSTSGRSGCGAAQAAMGPFYCPTDQRIYIDPDFFNELSRRFGAPGDFAMAYVIAHEVGHHVQNLEGTLERAQNAQARSSEAEGNAVQVGVELQADCYAGVWAANDKNLMEAGDFEEGMKAAEAIGDDTLTQGRVSPDKFTHGTSAQRMAALRKGLETGNPAACTFNR, via the coding sequence GTGCGGCTAGGCGACGAGGATCCGAGCGGTAACTTCATCGACAACACGGGCCGAGGTGGCGGCTTCGGGCTTGGCGGAGGTGGCGGCAACATGCTGGGCTGCCTATTGCCGATGGTGATGAGCCGCTTCGGCATCGTCGGCGTGCTGGTCCTTCTTCTCGGCTATTGCGCGCTTTCGACCCTTGGCGGCGGCGGCGGACTGATTCCCACGGGCCCAGGCACGACGACGAGCGCGCCAGGCCAGCCCAATGCGGCCTCTAGCCTGGATCCGCAGATGCGGGATCTGATGACGCGGGTGCTCGGCTCCACCGAGCGCCGCTGGACCGACCTTTTCGCCCGGTCGGGTCAGCGCTACACTCCGACTACCCTGGTTGCTTATTCGACGAGCGGCCGGTCGGGCTGCGGTGCGGCGCAGGCGGCGATGGGGCCATTCTACTGCCCGACCGACCAGCGCATCTACATCGATCCGGATTTCTTTAATGAGCTGTCGCGGCGGTTTGGAGCGCCGGGTGATTTCGCCATGGCCTATGTTATCGCGCATGAGGTCGGCCACCATGTCCAGAACCTGGAAGGCACGCTGGAGCGGGCGCAGAATGCGCAGGCGCGCTCGAGCGAGGCGGAAGGCAACGCGGTTCAGGTCGGGGTCGAACTGCAGGCCGACTGCTATGCCGGCGTATGGGCAGCCAACGACAAGAACCTCATGGAAGCGGGCGACTTCGAGGAAGGCATGAAGGCCGCTGAGGCGATCGGCGACGATACGCTGACACAGGGGCGCGTCTCCCCGGACAAGTTCACCCACGGCACCTCGGCGCAGCGCATGGCCGCGCTCCGCAAGGGACTGGAAACCGGCAACCCCGCCGCCTGCACCTTCAACCGCTAA
- a CDS encoding DUF4893 domain-containing protein — MRRLLPLAAFAATAGCTAATTTAPPQPVASPLPAWRSTATEDDRLRLRNWRSSFSAALAAARRSGHGAAIDREGSLLQPDSALGGGPIPAGDYRCRVIKLGARSQGLLDYVAYPYFRCRVGGSGTLQSFSKLTGSQRVYGRIYPGDTLRQVFLGTLVLGDETAAMRYGADRERDVAGLLERIGPARWRMVMPRPHFESLLDVLELVPAQ, encoded by the coding sequence ATGCGCCGTCTCCTGCCCCTCGCCGCCTTTGCCGCCACAGCAGGCTGTACGGCGGCGACGACGACGGCCCCGCCACAGCCGGTCGCGAGCCCCTTGCCCGCTTGGCGCAGCACGGCCACGGAGGATGACAGGCTCCGCCTCCGGAACTGGCGAAGCAGCTTTTCGGCCGCGCTCGCCGCCGCCCGACGATCCGGTCACGGAGCGGCGATCGATCGCGAAGGTTCGCTTCTGCAGCCGGACTCCGCCCTCGGTGGCGGGCCGATCCCAGCCGGCGACTATCGCTGCCGCGTGATCAAGCTCGGTGCTCGCTCGCAAGGGCTGCTCGACTATGTCGCATACCCTTATTTTCGCTGCCGCGTGGGCGGATCGGGAACGCTTCAAAGCTTTTCCAAGCTGACCGGGTCGCAACGTGTCTACGGCCGCATCTATCCCGGCGACACGCTTCGCCAGGTGTTCCTCGGCACCCTTGTGCTCGGCGACGAGACGGCGGCGATGCGCTACGGTGCGGACCGGGAGCGGGATGTCGCTGGGCTTTTGGAGCGCATCGGTCCGGCGCGGTGGCGCATGGTCATGCCCCGCCCGCACTTTGAATCCCTGCTCGACGTTCTTGAGCTCGTTCCTGCCCAATGA
- a CDS encoding DUF2171 domain-containing protein: MGYDRDEADYGRQDRSRWADDRSSPRQGSGRSERGFFERAGDEIASWFGSDDDGGRDSRDGNWDRERGDDRQRGGWMSGEHRDRGNDWRNQERSRANPGRDDRNEWLGGRSPEHSSRDRYDRSQSEERSYRSDHDGDQRGYRPVTGDYGRSSFNDRQQPQRGDQHDKQQSNWDRDDYRRTSFAGSSDRSQHHDPHYRQWRERHMQELDRDYHDYHRERQTRFDDDFGGWRNKRQEKRSLLGQVREHLEVVGSDGEHVGTVDKVAGDRIILTRNDPAAGGHHSIACTLVDRVENGRVILDTTAEQARNRWRDEDRSRALFEREDQGQAGPGILDRSFSGTYRD, encoded by the coding sequence ATGGGCTATGACCGTGATGAGGCGGATTATGGGCGCCAGGATCGCAGCCGATGGGCAGACGACCGCTCGTCGCCACGACAGGGTTCCGGACGCAGCGAACGCGGCTTCTTCGAACGGGCCGGCGACGAGATTGCGTCCTGGTTCGGAAGCGACGACGACGGTGGCCGCGACAGCCGCGACGGCAACTGGGACCGTGAACGGGGCGACGATCGCCAGCGCGGCGGCTGGATGAGCGGCGAGCATCGCGACCGCGGGAATGATTGGCGCAACCAGGAGCGAAGCCGCGCAAACCCGGGTCGTGACGATCGTAATGAATGGCTTGGCGGCCGTTCGCCGGAGCATAGCTCACGAGACCGGTACGATCGCAGCCAATCGGAAGAGCGCTCCTATCGGTCGGACCACGACGGCGACCAGCGCGGCTACCGTCCGGTCACCGGCGACTACGGCCGCAGCAGTTTCAACGATCGCCAGCAGCCGCAGCGGGGTGACCAGCACGACAAGCAGCAGAGCAATTGGGATCGCGACGATTACCGCCGCACCAGCTTCGCCGGCTCGTCAGACCGCTCGCAGCATCATGACCCGCATTATCGGCAATGGCGGGAGCGGCACATGCAGGAGCTCGACCGCGATTATCACGACTATCATCGCGAGCGGCAGACGCGCTTCGACGATGACTTCGGTGGCTGGCGCAACAAGCGGCAGGAGAAGCGCTCCTTGCTCGGCCAGGTTCGGGAGCATCTCGAGGTCGTTGGCAGCGACGGCGAGCATGTCGGCACAGTCGACAAGGTGGCCGGCGACCGCATCATTCTGACCCGCAACGATCCAGCTGCCGGCGGTCACCATTCGATTGCCTGCACGCTGGTAGACCGGGTCGAGAATGGCCGCGTAATTCTGGACACCACCGCCGAGCAGGCCCGAAACCGCTGGCGGGACGAAGACCGCAGCCGCGCCCTGTTCGAGCGGGAGGATCAGGGCCAGGCCGGCCCCGGCATTCTCGACCGGAGCTTCTCGGGAACCTACCGCGACTAA